A window of Candidatus Binataceae bacterium contains these coding sequences:
- a CDS encoding histone deacetylase gives MLRTALISDRRFLKHFAGRSHPERPERAAVMIEMASRLNRDALLAISPREATTEEIELCHDPAYVAEVKRSASMPRYDFDPDTHTSPDSCQTALLAAGGVLTAVEAVMDGAADNAFAIVRPPGHHALAARAMGFCLFNNVAIAARYLIRRRGLKRVLVIDWDVHHGNGIQDIFYDSPEVLYFSTHQYPFYPGTGALDETGYGAGAGYTVNAPMPATFGDNEYLRVFDDLLAPVVRQFRPEFILVSSGFDAHFRDPLGGMRVTEGGFAALARRAKRMAAECCGGRMAVALEGGYDLQALVDSGRSVIDELGRGADEPIAPAADGTRVIPIIERAHYFLASYWKF, from the coding sequence ATGCTCAGGACCGCATTGATCAGCGACCGCCGTTTTTTGAAGCATTTCGCCGGCCGAAGCCATCCGGAACGCCCTGAACGCGCGGCGGTGATGATCGAGATGGCCAGCCGGCTGAATCGTGACGCGTTACTTGCGATTAGCCCGCGCGAGGCGACCACCGAGGAGATCGAACTGTGCCATGACCCGGCCTACGTCGCCGAGGTCAAGCGGAGCGCCTCGATGCCGCGCTACGACTTCGACCCGGACACGCACACCTCGCCCGACTCCTGTCAGACCGCGCTGCTGGCGGCGGGCGGCGTGCTGACGGCGGTCGAGGCGGTGATGGACGGAGCGGCGGACAACGCCTTTGCGATCGTCCGTCCGCCGGGCCATCACGCGCTCGCCGCGCGCGCGATGGGATTTTGCCTGTTCAACAACGTGGCGATCGCGGCGCGCTACCTGATTCGCCGCCGCGGTCTCAAGCGCGTGCTGGTGATCGATTGGGACGTCCACCACGGCAACGGCATCCAGGACATCTTTTACGATTCGCCCGAGGTGCTCTACTTCTCCACTCATCAGTACCCTTTCTACCCGGGGACCGGCGCACTGGACGAAACCGGCTACGGCGCCGGCGCCGGATACACGGTCAATGCGCCGATGCCGGCGACGTTCGGCGACAACGAGTACCTGCGCGTCTTCGACGATCTGCTGGCTCCGGTCGTCCGGCAATTCCGTCCGGAGTTCATCCTCGTGTCGTCGGGCTTCGACGCGCACTTTCGGGATCCGCTGGGCGGGATGCGAGTTACCGAGGGCGGCTTCGCCGCCCTTGCGCGGCGGGCGAAGCGGATGGCCGCCGAGTGCTGCGGCGGACGGATGGCCGTCGCGCTGGAGGGTGGTTACGATCTGCAGGCGCTGGTCGATTCGGGACGCAGCGTGATCGACGAGTTGGGCCGTGGAGCCGACGAGCCGATCGCGCCAGCCGCCGA
- a CDS encoding twin-arginine translocase TatA/TatE family subunit: protein MGIVEILLFLVIALIVIPPDDLPQVMRTVGKVMRELRLASNTVMREISGAIGDDSPFNILPPRFDDPHPPTPPATPTPPAPAFLAPEPKSEAPVESAPGAELQPPTEHQATMARTPAEVQAPSEQPSSAEPSGPKAPVPESPDDPDDKL from the coding sequence TTGGGAATAGTTGAAATACTCCTGTTCCTGGTAATCGCCCTGATCGTTATCCCGCCGGATGACCTGCCGCAGGTGATGCGCACCGTGGGCAAGGTGATGCGCGAGTTGCGGCTCGCGAGCAACACCGTGATGCGCGAAATCTCCGGCGCGATAGGCGATGACTCGCCATTCAATATACTGCCGCCGCGCTTCGACGATCCGCATCCACCGACGCCCCCTGCGACGCCGACGCCCCCCGCGCCGGCCTTCCTGGCTCCAGAGCCCAAGTCGGAGGCGCCCGTTGAAAGCGCTCCCGGCGCCGAGCTTCAGCCTCCCACCGAGCATCAGGCGACCATGGCTCGGACGCCGGCCGAAGTGCAAGCGCCAAGCGAGCAACCGTCGTCCGCTGAACCGAGCGGGCCCAAGGCGCCTGTCCCGGAGTCGCCGGACGATCCGGACGACAAACTTTAA
- the tatC gene encoding twin-arginine translocase subunit TatC: protein MPLLEHVRELRARLVRAVIAVAVGCALSYIFADHLFAWLTLPLREVGQGKLLLIGTGVGEAFFTKIKVALVAGVFVASPAIFYEVWKFIAPGLYVSERRMALPFVVSSSLFFALGGYFCWAVVFKIGYAFFIAQYASIGVTPTIRISEYLAFSAKLMLAFGLTFEMPIFSVFLTRLGLIDYRMMLQYFRYAVLGIFVVSAALTPPDMVSIFLLAIPLLLLYGLSVGVSYMFRSPAPLSEPAAEPPATL from the coding sequence ATGCCGTTGCTCGAGCACGTGCGCGAGTTGCGTGCACGGCTGGTGCGAGCGGTGATCGCGGTGGCGGTGGGATGCGCGCTCTCGTACATTTTCGCCGACCATCTTTTCGCCTGGCTGACTTTGCCGCTGCGCGAGGTCGGCCAGGGCAAACTGCTGCTGATCGGCACGGGCGTGGGCGAGGCTTTTTTCACCAAGATCAAGGTTGCGCTGGTTGCGGGCGTTTTTGTGGCGAGCCCCGCGATCTTTTACGAAGTATGGAAATTCATCGCCCCCGGCCTTTATGTGTCTGAACGGCGGATGGCGCTGCCGTTCGTCGTAAGCTCGAGCCTGTTCTTCGCGCTCGGCGGCTACTTCTGCTGGGCGGTGGTGTTCAAGATCGGCTACGCATTTTTCATCGCCCAGTATGCCTCGATCGGCGTAACGCCGACGATCCGGATCAGCGAATACCTCGCCTTTTCGGCCAAGCTGATGCTGGCCTTCGGACTGACCTTTGAAATGCCGATTTTCTCGGTGTTCCTGACGCGGCTCGGACTCATCGACTACCGCATGATGCTGCAATATTTCCGCTACGCGGTGCTCGGCATCTTCGTGGTCTCGGCTGCGCTGACCCCGCCCGACATGGTTTCGATTTTCCTGCTCGCGATTCCGCTGCTGCTGCTTTATGGATTGAGCGTGGGCGTTTCCTATATGTTCCGTTCGCCGGCGCCGCTGAGCGAACCGGCAGCCGAACCTCCCGCCACGCTGTAA